Part of the Carassius auratus strain Wakin unplaced genomic scaffold, ASM336829v1 scaf_tig00025418, whole genome shotgun sequence genome, ATGGAGCTGAAAACTACTTAGAAAACACCCTGCAGACATCCATTCATTAAATGCTTTCAGCAAAATTTCACATATTTATTATCAGAGTGTTGACTCATATTGAGGAACTGGCaaggaaaacacattttaagaaaaGCAAGAACCATGAGATtgtcaaaaaaatttattttttaagcagaCTGTAACATGACAATACAAACACTGTTGATACTGAACCTAAGCAAATTTGACCAGGGGCTTCAGTCCATATTTCAAAGTTCTCCATGGTGTCTTTGAGCTCAACTTTCTGGCCCTGGATCAGTTCGGTCTCCTCTTTCTGTATTTTCACAGCACACCAGCATGACTCTGTAAGGACCCTAGCACAAAGCCTTGAGGAACACCAGGCTCCAGTATAGAGTAAGTGATCACGGATTCTTTCTCCGTGCACACATCTGCACAGCTTCCCAAACAACAACTTCCCTCAACGAAACCTCAGCACCTGGCGCGTCAGTCCGGTAATGAGCATAAATTTGTCCTTCTTGTCCTGCTGAAGGGCCATGAGCGCTTTGGAGATGCCCTCGGGATCCTGTTGCAGCGCGAGGATGCTCCTGGCTCTCTCCACCGCCTGCAGGTCTCCTGCTTTCTCGAAGAGTTTCACCAGGACGTCTTGGTTGACGTTCTCGAAGATGTTCGGCGATGCTTTCTTGCGGTGCGCCGTATCAAACTTGACGCCGCTCACGGCGGGACTGACGCGGCGAGAGTCTGAAGACGCGTATGAAGACATGGCGATACTGTTTCCGAGACGTAGCGTGTTTGATACGACAGTCTATGGTTTGATAGCAGCGACTGCGCTCTCAGTAGCCTAACTCCAGCGTTGGAGACAACAGCCGGTTTATAGTGCGAGAAAACCCTTTCGAGATGATGTCATGCGGACGGAAAGTGAACGCCCAACTTAACCCGCAGCTCACAGCAGGGCGCGCGGAGGGACTCCGTTGTGACGCAGAGAGGAACCAACTCACCAAGGAATTCATAATGAGTAACTGTCTGCCTCACTATAAGCGACCCCGAATAATACAATCTCTTTAGGTTCATTTTAGTTCAGCGTTATCTACAACATAAAACTAGACTTTCTACAAGAAATTGCCTTATGACATTACTCGCTCCAAGATAGATAACATTATTTCCTTACTGGAACGCTTAGAGTAGCAGAAGTTGTTTATTTGCAAGAGTTTAggctataatataaatatatagtattatattaaaattctatattataaacatataaagTACTAacgaatatttttttatatcctacttttgaaaatgttcatataaatgTCACACCTCTAAtgattattaatcaaataaaaaaaagattaaactaCCCTGTAACCCAGAGGTTAAAAATAGCAGCCTAGACAGTTGACTTTATTTTCTTCTATTTTCTTGACTTACATTCATGGCTTTCTTTATGCCActgataaacaatatttttagtttaatattgtttttctttcttgattcaatcaaaatcattattattatacagtatcaTTATTGATGTGATTATAGTAGGTTATGGAACGCAGGTTTTGGAGTGTTTTTGCTCTACAGTTGTAGTAAATGAGTTTCTCTTGTGCATTTTGTCATACTGTGTGTTTTATTGATGATGATGGGGACACACATTGCTTAATTCATATGATTTCATCTCTACAAGTTTaacatttcaatgttttatgAGACCTGGGAATTATCTGCATGATGTTCAGCTTCAAACTTTATGAAAATTACcagtgttatttaaaattttaacaataactttaaatatttcagcaCTTGTCTTACTCCTGCAGGACATTACGTAGTAAACAAGGTGTTTCATTGGCAGCCTGCTATGGATCTCATCAGTGATGCTGGTATGGGAATGAGGAACAACATGCAGCTCTCTCATTTTATGAGAAAATGTTCAGATATAAGCACTGATTGTTCTTTCCGCATGACAGTATTTCCCATGCAGTATAGCacgtgtcattaaaataaaattatttgtcatGGCATTAAAAGCCTGgctttttatatgcatttattgtaatataaaattctgttcaattcaattcaagtttatttgaatagcactttttacgatataagtcattgcaaagcaactttacagaaaattcagtatttagtagcttatcagtggtgactgtcagtttatgtgcatatgacaggaattaaaaaataattatacaaaacgtAATGTAAACATTAAATTTGAGAAGAATAGCTgccttttttatttcacattggATATCTCGTGAAcatgtttcttatttaaaaatc contains:
- the LOC113078349 gene encoding transcriptional and immune response regulator-like; its protein translation is MSSYASSDSRRVSPAVSGVKFDTAHRKKASPNIFENVNQDVLVKLFEKAGDLQAVERARSILALQQDPEGISKALMALQQDKKDKFMLITGLTRQVLRFR